The Streptococcus pluranimalium genome contains a region encoding:
- a CDS encoding CitMHS family transporter: MLLTILAYAMIVVFMFVVMKKKMSPLTSLVIVPLIFTIIAIYTGAADFGLDAKFTEFLGDDKLANNLTAVGPMVMYGINGTAKTGIMLLFAILYFSIMLHAGLFDPITEKMIRFAKGDPMKVLIATAIVSAAVSLNGDGTTTTLIVVSGFLPIYKKLNMNVMNLGVLIILQNTIMNLLPWGGPTARAMSVLGVGPEILGYLAPGMILSVLYVIFIVARSMGKKERKRLGVKELSEAELRKLTDITDPDTIAIRRPQNFLFNGILTIVLIAWLVAGSFEEAIKIEPLLLFAVGTCIALMVNYPKLKDQSKRIGDNADNAVQVVILVFAAGVFMGLFQGSGMAGALAQSFATIIPKQLAGFWGIIIALISAPGTFFLSNDGFYYGIMPVLAQAGSQYGFDNMSMALASLMGQAFHLLSPLVAFIYLLLRLTGLDMGEWQKTSAKYALIIFIIFIVTVVLIGRMPVYLPQ, from the coding sequence ATGCTTCTTACCATATTAGCTTATGCTATGATTGTCGTCTTCATGTTCGTTGTCATGAAGAAAAAAATGTCACCTTTAACATCCTTGGTTATTGTGCCACTTATCTTTACAATAATCGCTATCTACACAGGAGCTGCTGATTTTGGGCTTGATGCCAAATTCACAGAATTCCTTGGAGATGATAAACTCGCTAACAACCTTACAGCCGTAGGACCAATGGTTATGTATGGTATTAACGGAACCGCTAAAACAGGTATCATGCTCCTTTTTGCTATTCTCTATTTCTCAATCATGCTTCATGCTGGTCTTTTTGATCCCATCACTGAGAAAATGATTCGCTTTGCTAAGGGGGATCCAATGAAAGTCTTGATAGCGACAGCTATTGTATCTGCTGCTGTTTCCCTTAATGGTGATGGTACAACAACTACTCTTATCGTTGTTTCAGGCTTCTTACCTATCTACAAAAAACTCAACATGAATGTCATGAACCTTGGTGTTTTGATTATCCTTCAAAATACCATAATGAACTTGCTTCCTTGGGGTGGCCCAACAGCGCGTGCCATGTCTGTTCTTGGTGTTGGTCCTGAAATCCTCGGATACCTTGCCCCTGGTATGATCCTTTCTGTCCTCTATGTTATCTTTATCGTTGCCCGTAGTATGGGTAAAAAAGAACGCAAACGTCTGGGGGTTAAAGAGCTATCAGAGGCTGAACTCCGAAAATTAACTGATATTACAGATCCAGATACCATTGCTATCCGTCGTCCACAAAATTTCCTTTTCAACGGTATCTTAACCATTGTATTGATTGCTTGGCTAGTGGCTGGTTCATTTGAAGAAGCGATTAAAATTGAACCCCTTCTACTCTTTGCCGTCGGAACTTGTATCGCCCTTATGGTTAACTATCCAAAGCTCAAAGACCAATCAAAACGTATCGGAGACAATGCCGATAACGCTGTTCAAGTGGTTATCTTGGTCTTTGCTGCTGGTGTCTTCATGGGACTCTTCCAAGGTTCAGGTATGGCTGGCGCACTTGCTCAAAGCTTTGCTACTATCATTCCAAAACAATTGGCTGGCTTCTGGGGAATCATCATCGCCCTTATCTCAGCACCTGGTACCTTCTTCCTCTCAAACGATGGTTTCTACTACGGTATCATGCCAGTTTTGGCGCAAGCTGGTTCACAATATGGCTTCGACAACATGTCTATGGCTCTTGCTTCCCTCATGGGGCAAGCCTTCCACTTGCTCAGTCCACTGGTTGCCTTTATCTATCTCCTACTACGTTTGACTGGACTTGATATGGGTGAATGGCAAAAAACATCAGCTAAATACGCACTTATTATTTTCATCATCTTCATCGTAACCGTTGTCTTAATAGGACGTATGCCAGTTTATCTGCCACAATAA
- a CDS encoding GntR family transcriptional regulator, which yields MNPIIESVKANLDLNQNLPLKQLFYQALRKTIILREIPAGSRINEKEFSLELNISRTPIRYALAQLLEEKLVEHLPKKGIIVKGVSIDDAIEIFEIRKSLDTLASITAMTKMDDHDFADMKAILTECEGFIVDGNIEQILDNFNQFNNCIYEKSRMVRLKEIVSELQTYLTYFREISISSLERRQLALREHWEIYHQMRAQNAEKVTEITHQHLNRSLTFILQEMDAEPHD from the coding sequence ATGAATCCTATTATCGAATCTGTAAAAGCCAACCTTGACCTCAATCAAAATCTCCCACTAAAACAATTGTTTTACCAAGCTCTTCGTAAAACGATTATTTTACGAGAGATTCCCGCTGGCAGTCGTATCAATGAAAAAGAATTCTCCCTAGAGTTAAACATTAGTCGAACGCCTATTCGCTACGCACTGGCTCAACTTTTGGAAGAAAAATTAGTTGAACACCTTCCCAAAAAAGGGATTATTGTCAAAGGTGTCAGCATTGACGATGCTATAGAAATCTTTGAAATCCGTAAATCCTTAGACACTCTAGCCAGCATCACAGCCATGACAAAAATGGATGATCATGATTTTGCGGATATGAAAGCCATCCTGACAGAATGCGAAGGCTTCATTGTTGACGGTAATATTGAACAGATTTTGGATAATTTCAACCAGTTCAATAACTGTATTTATGAGAAGAGTCGCATGGTGCGTCTAAAAGAGATTGTTAGTGAGCTACAGACCTACCTAACTTACTTTAGAGAAATCTCCATCTCCTCGCTTGAACGTCGCCAACTGGCTCTACGCGAACACTGGGAAATTTACCACCAGATGAGGGCACAAAATGCTGAAAAAGTGACTGAAATCACCCACCAACACCTCAATCGCTCGTTAACCTTTATCCTACAAGAGATGGACGCAGAGCCACATGACTAA
- the citG gene encoding triphosphoribosyl-dephospho-CoA synthase CitG, with product MTKELLTTISQAALKSLLYEVSLSPKPGLVDRLDNGAHDDMSFQTFIDSSLALAPFFEAYLSTGFEMSSQTPQETFKHLRDIGIKVEDAMFTATKGINTHKGVNFSLAVILGATGRWLAQKNIALNQPYHFSPQDVTAICQVTAELCSDVLTMDLQDLTRKKSLSYGEKLYLDYGITGPRGEASAGFPSIIQKALPYFRKLLTYGHNLETAQLQLLLYLMTFVEDGNLIHRGGIEEWQTVKKEAKQLLDQDLTEDQLKKALSDYNTTLINRHLSPGGSADLLAITLFFAFLEELI from the coding sequence ATGACTAAAGAACTACTCACAACCATTAGCCAGGCCGCCCTCAAGTCCCTCCTCTACGAAGTATCCCTTAGCCCCAAGCCCGGTCTGGTGGATCGCTTGGACAACGGCGCCCACGACGACATGAGCTTTCAAACCTTTATTGATAGTTCACTTGCCTTGGCACCATTCTTTGAAGCTTATTTATCAACAGGGTTTGAAATGTCGAGCCAAACTCCTCAAGAAACCTTTAAACATTTAAGAGACATAGGGATTAAAGTCGAAGACGCCATGTTTACTGCTACCAAAGGTATCAATACGCATAAAGGAGTCAATTTTTCCCTAGCCGTTATTCTAGGAGCAACGGGCAGATGGCTGGCACAAAAAAATATAGCTTTAAACCAGCCCTATCACTTTTCACCTCAGGATGTGACGGCTATATGCCAAGTTACTGCTGAGCTCTGTTCTGATGTCTTAACCATGGATTTACAGGATTTGACAAGGAAAAAAAGCCTTAGCTACGGTGAAAAACTCTATCTTGATTATGGCATCACTGGTCCACGAGGGGAAGCCAGTGCAGGTTTTCCAAGCATCATTCAAAAAGCCCTGCCTTATTTTAGAAAGCTGCTAACTTATGGACACAATCTTGAGACGGCACAATTACAACTGCTTTTATATCTCATGACTTTTGTTGAAGATGGCAACCTCATTCACCGTGGGGGAATTGAAGAATGGCAGACCGTAAAAAAAGAAGCTAAACAACTTCTTGACCAAGACTTAACGGAAGACCAACTCAAAAAAGCCTTATCTGACTATAACACCACCTTAATCAACCGCCATCTAAGTCCAGGAGGATCAGCCGACCTCCTGGCTATCACACTCTTCTTCGCCTTTTTGGAAGAACTGATATGA
- a CDS encoding AbrB family transcriptional regulator yields MMLIVITLFIGFIGGLVGKQLRFPAPFMLGSMFSVAIFSIMYGDIELSTSFKTFAQIISGAYIGQNISQNDLKMLPKLSPLIISLMVIFTLNMMVVGVILMVVFKFDAATALLSCLPGGVMDVSLMSIDMGAKPDVVATLQTARFVGIMFVLPIWVSYWTKRFSHDSNSFSEHSSQSKSVKTDEPLSKLSFWQNDGLILSVSTLGGLIGIWLQLPVGALIGSVLVSSALKITRNTRQLPRNYRSTAQVFAGSLIGTSFTYASLLQMGSLIIPIILLLGSYLVINVCFGKWMSKGGLLDVQSALFASSPAGATDISLLAGELGGDMPKIATIQICRILYTVVIMPLIVKVILTFMM; encoded by the coding sequence ATAATGTTAATAGTGATTACACTTTTCATCGGTTTCATCGGTGGATTAGTAGGAAAACAATTACGATTTCCAGCCCCTTTTATGCTAGGAAGTATGTTTTCTGTAGCCATTTTCTCCATTATGTATGGTGATATCGAGCTTTCAACAAGTTTTAAAACCTTTGCCCAGATTATCAGTGGTGCTTATATTGGGCAAAATATTTCCCAAAATGACCTTAAGATGTTGCCTAAACTTAGCCCTTTGATTATCAGCCTGATGGTAATTTTCACGCTAAATATGATGGTAGTGGGAGTCATTTTGATGGTGGTTTTCAAGTTTGATGCGGCAACTGCCCTCCTAAGTTGTCTCCCGGGCGGGGTTATGGATGTTTCTCTGATGAGTATCGATATGGGAGCCAAGCCTGATGTCGTGGCAACTCTCCAAACAGCCCGTTTCGTAGGGATTATGTTCGTTCTACCCATTTGGGTTTCTTATTGGACTAAGCGGTTTTCTCATGATAGTAATTCCTTTTCTGAGCATTCTTCGCAGTCGAAGTCGGTCAAAACTGATGAGCCTTTGTCGAAACTTAGTTTTTGGCAGAATGATGGATTGATTTTGAGCGTGTCAACGCTGGGTGGCCTTATTGGGATCTGGTTACAATTACCGGTAGGTGCGCTGATTGGTTCTGTTTTGGTATCTTCTGCCCTTAAAATCACAAGAAATACCAGACAATTACCTAGAAATTACCGTTCGACAGCGCAAGTTTTTGCAGGCTCTCTCATCGGTACTAGCTTTACCTATGCCAGTCTGCTACAAATGGGTAGCTTAATCATCCCTATCATCTTATTATTGGGTAGTTACTTGGTCATCAATGTTTGCTTTGGTAAATGGATGTCCAAAGGTGGTCTCTTAGATGTCCAATCAGCCCTGTTTGCCTCCTCACCAGCTGGGGCAACAGATATTTCCCTCTTAGCAGGAGAACTGGGAGGTGATATGCCAAAGATTGCGACGATTCAAATCTGCCGCATTCTCTATACCGTTGTCATTATGCCCTTGATTGTTAAAGTGATATTGACCTTTATGATGTAG
- the citC gene encoding [citrate (pro-3S)-lyase] ligase has protein sequence MANHTISRIFSFDKANLKKVDNLLNQEGIRLDKNLDYTCAIFDENHEIIATGSYFGNSLRCLCVSSNHQGEGLLNSIVSHLIEEEYALGNFHLFVYTKTCSAKFFKDLGFTEIAQIDNQISFLENKKTGFPDYLASLKKPMGHSEKVAGLVMNANPFTLGHQYLVEKAAAENDWVHLFIVSEDKSLVPFVVRQKLIKAGLAHLDNIIFHETGPYLISQATFPSYFHKEESDVIKSQAHLDTAIFIKITQALGITKRYVGQEPTSQVTAIYNDIMAQELEKVGLEFEIIPRKTISNQTEPISASTVRTAIKEDNWNLLEQLVPKTTLDFFQSKEAQAIIDNIKNTDNVIHY, from the coding sequence ATGGCTAATCATACTATTTCACGTATTTTTTCCTTCGACAAGGCAAATCTGAAGAAAGTTGACAATCTATTGAATCAGGAAGGCATCCGTCTGGATAAAAACTTGGACTATACCTGTGCCATCTTTGACGAAAACCATGAGATTATAGCAACTGGTTCTTATTTTGGCAATAGCCTGCGCTGTCTTTGCGTTTCCAGCAACCATCAGGGGGAAGGGTTACTCAACAGCATCGTCAGTCATCTGATTGAAGAAGAGTACGCACTTGGTAACTTCCACCTCTTCGTTTATACCAAAACCTGTTCTGCCAAATTTTTCAAAGACCTAGGATTCACCGAAATTGCCCAAATCGACAATCAAATCAGCTTTTTAGAAAATAAAAAGACAGGTTTTCCTGATTATCTGGCTAGTTTAAAGAAGCCTATGGGACATTCTGAAAAGGTAGCCGGGCTTGTGATGAATGCTAATCCATTTACACTTGGACACCAATACCTTGTTGAAAAAGCTGCCGCTGAGAACGACTGGGTTCACCTCTTTATAGTCAGCGAGGACAAAAGTCTCGTTCCTTTCGTTGTCCGTCAAAAACTGATCAAGGCTGGCTTAGCCCATCTGGATAATATCATTTTCCATGAAACAGGACCGTATCTGATTAGCCAAGCCACGTTTCCAAGTTACTTCCATAAGGAAGAAAGTGATGTCATCAAAAGTCAAGCTCATCTCGATACCGCTATCTTTATCAAAATCACACAAGCATTAGGGATTACTAAGCGTTATGTTGGTCAAGAACCAACTAGTCAAGTGACAGCTATCTACAACGACATCATGGCTCAAGAACTTGAGAAAGTTGGACTAGAGTTTGAAATCATCCCACGAAAAACAATTAGCAATCAAACTGAACCTATCAGCGCATCTACTGTTCGTACTGCCATCAAAGAAGACAACTGGAACCTTCTCGAACAGCTAGTTCCTAAAACAACACTTGACTTCTTCCAGTCCAAAGAAGCCCAAGCCATCATTGATAACATCAAAAATACTGATAATGTTATCCATTACTAA
- the asnS gene encoding asparagine--tRNA ligase: MSRQLITINQVSKHVGEEVTIGAWVANKSGKGKIAFLQLRDGTAFFQGVAFKPNFFEKFGEEEGAEKFDTIKRLSQETSVYVTGIVKEDDRSKFGYELDITDIEVIGESHDYPITPKEHGTDFLMDNRHLWLRSRKQHAVQQVRNAIIYATYEFFDQNGFIKFDSPILSGNAAEDSTELFETDYFGQPAFLSQSGQLYLEAGAMALGRVFDFGPVFRAEKSKTRRHLTEFWMMDAEYSFLSHEESLDLQEAYVKALIQGVIDRAPQALETLERDVDALKRYIAEPFKRVSYDDAISLLQEHEADEDTDYEHLEHGDDFGSPHETWISNYFGVPTFVVNYPASFKAFYMKPVPGNPERVLCADLLAPEGYGEIIGGSMREDDYDALVAKMDELGMDKSEYDFYLDLRKYGSVPHGGFGIGIERMVTFVAGTKHIREAIPFPRMLHRIKP, from the coding sequence ATGTCACGTCAATTAATTACCATTAATCAAGTCAGCAAACATGTCGGTGAAGAAGTTACCATCGGTGCTTGGGTTGCCAACAAATCTGGAAAAGGTAAAATCGCCTTTTTACAACTCCGAGATGGAACAGCCTTCTTCCAAGGAGTAGCCTTCAAACCAAACTTCTTTGAAAAATTCGGCGAAGAAGAAGGAGCTGAAAAATTTGATACCATTAAACGCCTCAGTCAAGAAACATCTGTTTATGTGACTGGTATTGTTAAAGAAGATGATCGTTCTAAGTTTGGTTATGAATTGGATATCACTGACATCGAAGTCATCGGTGAATCGCATGACTATCCAATCACACCCAAAGAGCACGGAACTGATTTCCTCATGGACAACCGCCATCTCTGGCTTCGTTCTCGTAAGCAACATGCGGTACAACAAGTTCGTAATGCTATTATCTATGCAACTTATGAATTTTTTGATCAAAATGGCTTTATCAAGTTTGATAGCCCGATTTTATCTGGCAATGCGGCAGAAGATTCAACAGAACTCTTTGAAACAGACTACTTTGGACAACCAGCATTCTTAAGTCAATCAGGTCAGCTCTACCTTGAAGCTGGTGCTATGGCACTTGGTCGTGTCTTTGACTTTGGACCTGTTTTTCGTGCAGAAAAATCTAAAACCCGTCGTCACTTGACTGAGTTTTGGATGATGGATGCTGAGTATTCATTCCTTTCTCATGAAGAGTCTCTTGACCTCCAAGAAGCCTATGTTAAAGCGCTCATCCAAGGGGTTATTGACCGTGCCCCTCAAGCTCTTGAAACGCTTGAACGTGATGTGGATGCTCTTAAACGCTACATTGCTGAGCCTTTCAAACGTGTGTCTTACGATGATGCTATTTCCCTTCTTCAAGAGCATGAAGCAGATGAAGACACTGACTACGAACACCTTGAGCATGGTGATGACTTTGGTTCACCACATGAAACCTGGATTTCAAACTACTTTGGTGTGCCAACCTTCGTGGTTAATTATCCAGCAAGCTTCAAAGCCTTTTACATGAAACCTGTTCCTGGTAATCCAGAACGTGTTCTTTGTGCAGACTTGCTTGCACCAGAAGGTTATGGAGAAATCATCGGGGGTTCTATGCGTGAAGATGATTACGATGCTCTTGTTGCTAAGATGGACGAACTTGGTATGGATAAGTCTGAGTATGACTTCTACCTTGACCTTCGTAAATACGGTTCAGTACCACATGGTGGTTTTGGAATCGGAATTGAGCGTATGGTAACCTTCGTCGCTGGTACCAAACATATCCGTGAAGCTATTCCATTCCCACGTATGTTGCACCGTATCAAACCATAA
- a CDS encoding pyridoxal phosphate-dependent aminotransferase — protein MKLSNRILKMQESVTLASGARAKELKAQGRDILNLTLGQPDFQTPEHINQKAIEAIENNRVSFYTPASGLPELKDAIATYMENFYGYTVTHNQILAATGAKFVLYAYFMTVLDQGDEVIIPTPYWVSYSDQVELAEGVPVFVEAKEENHFKVTLEQLEAARTGKTKVFLLNSPSNPTGMIYTKEELLAIGNWALEHDILILSDDIYGRLVYNGNTFVPISTLSEALRQQTMVINGVAKTYSMTGWRVGFAVGNPEIIAGMSKILSQTTSNLTTVAQYAAIEALTGSQDPVEEMRQAFEKRLNIIEPLINAIPGFKLVKPQGAFYFFPNVKEAMAMKGFDDVTDFTNDILEKAEVALVTGAGFGAPYSLRMSYATDLATLKEAIKRLNHYMSEK, from the coding sequence ATGAAATTATCTAATCGGATATTAAAGATGCAAGAAAGTGTGACTTTGGCGTCAGGCGCGCGTGCCAAGGAGCTCAAGGCACAAGGACGTGATATCTTAAATTTGACGCTTGGTCAACCCGATTTCCAAACTCCAGAACATATCAATCAAAAAGCTATAGAAGCTATCGAGAATAATCGAGTTAGTTTCTATACTCCAGCTAGTGGTTTGCCAGAGTTGAAGGATGCCATTGCGACTTACATGGAAAATTTCTATGGTTATACGGTCACCCACAATCAGATTCTAGCTGCCACTGGAGCAAAATTTGTCCTTTATGCCTACTTTATGACAGTTTTGGACCAAGGTGATGAGGTTATTATCCCAACTCCTTATTGGGTATCCTATTCTGATCAAGTAGAATTGGCAGAAGGGGTTCCTGTTTTTGTAGAAGCTAAGGAAGAGAACCATTTTAAAGTAACTCTCGAACAATTAGAAGCGGCTAGAACTGGTAAGACTAAAGTTTTTTTACTCAATTCACCATCAAATCCGACAGGAATGATTTACACCAAAGAGGAACTCTTAGCGATTGGAAACTGGGCACTTGAACATGATATCTTGATTTTATCTGATGATATCTATGGTCGTCTGGTTTATAATGGCAATACGTTTGTACCAATCTCAACCTTATCAGAAGCGCTTCGTCAACAAACGATGGTCATTAATGGTGTTGCTAAAACATACTCAATGACAGGGTGGCGTGTTGGTTTTGCGGTTGGTAATCCAGAAATCATTGCTGGAATGTCTAAAATCTTGAGTCAGACAACATCTAACCTAACAACAGTGGCTCAGTATGCTGCTATTGAGGCTTTGACTGGTTCGCAAGATCCTGTTGAGGAAATGCGTCAAGCTTTTGAAAAGCGCTTAAATATCATTGAACCACTCATTAATGCAATCCCAGGGTTTAAATTGGTAAAACCACAAGGTGCTTTCTATTTCTTCCCAAATGTTAAGGAAGCAATGGCCATGAAAGGCTTTGATGATGTTACTGACTTTACCAATGATATTTTGGAAAAGGCAGAAGTTGCTCTTGTTACAGGTGCAGGATTTGGAGCTCCTTATAGTCTCCGAATGAGTTACGCTACAGATTTAGCAACATTAAAAGAAGCGATTAAGCGTCTCAATCACTATATGTCTGAAAAATAA